Genomic DNA from Lentisphaerota bacterium:
CCAGAAACACGCGGCCGTCGGCGATGGCGCGCACCACCGACTCGTCCAAATTCCGCCGTTCCGCCGTCAGGGACACAAACCGGTCATGCAGGGCATCCACCACCCCTTGCAGCATGGTCCGCTGCTCATTCGTCAGCTCGCCGAACGGATTGAGGAGATCCTTGTTCGCGCCCGATTTAATGGTCACGTCGGTAATACCCAGCTTCGCGGCAAGATCGCGGATGTTGTAGCTTTGCATAATCACGCCGATGGAGCCCGTCAATGTCGTTGGATGCGCCACGATCCGGTCGGCCGCCAGCGCGATATAATAGGCGCCTGAAGCAGCGACATCGCCGAACTGAGCCACCACCACACGCCCCTGCCCCTTGCGCTTGAAGTCGAGCAGCGCCTGATACAGGATGTCGCTGGCCGTGATGCCGCCGCCGCCGCTGTCGACGTCGAGAATGATCCCGCGCACATCGGGGTCGACCGTGGCGCGCTTGATCGCGCGGAGCGCGGCGGAGGCCGTGCCGCCCTCGGAGAAAAGGCCGGGCGTGTCGAGCAGGATCAGTCCGCGCACCAGAATCCGCGCGACCTTCACCTCGCCCGAACCGCTCGACCACACCTCGACCAGGTTGGGGCGCTCGTCCGCGCCCCACTCCGTTCGTGGCGTCCGCCAGCCGGTCACGCCCGCCAGACCGTCATCGTTCCTGTTCAGGGCGAAGATCAGCGCGACGACAACCGTCAGACCGAGCCCTCCCATGATCGCGAGCATCCACAGACATCCTGTGCGGCACCCGCTGCGTTTCTGTCCCTGTTGATTCATTGTGTAGTTCCCTTTTCTATCTGCCCAGCAGCAGCAGGCGGCCGAGGAGGGTGACGGCGGCGGCCATGCCATCCAGAACCGCCAAGCCCAACGCGGAGTCGTCGATCAGCCGTCGGGTCTGGGTCACCGCCTCTACGGACGCCGCAATCAGGCTTGCGTATTGGCGATGATTGCGCCTGAGCGTCGCCCGCTGCAACGCGAAAACGGCGTTGCCGAGCGCGTTGAACTCATCCTCCAATGCGGCGACCGCCTCGGCGCCGCCCGAGGCCTCGGCCTCTTGCAGCAGTCTCACCCGATTCGAATTGTAGGCGCGGATCGCGGCCTGCGTGCTTTGCAGCAGGGTTGCTTTCGTACTCCTCATCTGCGTCACTCCTCCTGGCTTGTGCCGGTCACGGGCGCCTGTGGGAGAGAAATCCGCTCGAACGCCTCGGATGCCTGCCGCAATTTCAGTCTGATCGTGTCGGCCGATCGGACGGCCTCGTGAAATTTCTGCAGTTTGAACAGCCCCGCCTTAACCCCTGGATGGTAGGGGTCGGCGACCTTCCTCGACAGTTCATTCTCGTCAAAGTTGGACAGACGCAGTGCGAGCAGTCCCGATGCGTATTGCGTGATGTACGCCCCCTTCACGTAGTCCTCCCACGTCGGTCGCTCCCGCTTCCACAGGGTGCCGAGTTCAGCGGCGGCCCTTCCGAGAGCGGTGTGCAACCGCGCGATACGCCGGGCCTGCCAAAGCAGGGTCAGGTCGTTGGGGAGGGCGGCCGCGAGCTTCTTGAATTCAACGCTCGATGTCGTGTCAGCGGAGATCCCCTGAAGCGCCTCAACCGCCGCCGCGAAGGACTGCACGGCCTCGGCCCGGGCCGATGCCTCGCACGCGAGGCGAAGCTGCGCGGCGGACTCCTTCACCAGCCTGCAGGTGCGGACGCGGGTGTCGAGAAGATCGTTCATGGAGGCATCCGGAACGCGCGTGAAGTCCACCGAATCGGGTTGTGGGCTGACCACCACGCGCAGATAGCCCTGATTGTAGGCGCTGTCGGCCGCGACTGCGCGGAGCGCCTCGTAGGCGGTGATCGCCGAATCGGCCGCCGCCTGCACCTCCAGCGCGGTCCGGCCGGCGGCGACGCGCGTCGCTCCCGTCGCGCACCCCGACACCACCAGCGCGGCAAGCAGCGTCCAGACCACGCCACTCAAACTGAGCCGGTCACGGGGCATATCCAAATCCCGCGCCACGCGGGAAGCAGGGTTCTGTGTCAAACAATTCATGGCTTCAGTGTACCGCTCACGCACAACCGGCGCAAGCATTCCGTCGCGCCGTTCGGCGTGTCCCCTCCCCCATCAACCCCATCAGCCGGTGGGCCAGCAGAGCGGCCGTGAAGTCGGCGTGGTGCAGGCCGCGTATCGGCGCCAGTTCAACCACATCGGCGCCAACCACGCGACGTCCCGCGGCGATCCGGTCAAGCAGGAGCATCGCCTCCTGCCAGAACAACCCGCCGGGAACCGGCGTGCCGGTGGCGGGCATCACCGCCGGATCAAGCCCATCCACGTCAAAGGTGATATACACCAGCTTGGGAAATCCAGCCGGAAGCAACCGCGCCGGAAGCGGCCGCCGCGCCAGCCGTTCGGCATCGTAGGCAATCACGCCTGCCTGTCGGCGATAATCGGCCTCTTCGGCGCACAGGGCTCGCACGCCGAACTGGATGATCGGGAACCGCAGTTCGCTCACGCGGCGCATCACGCTGGCATGGCTGAACGCCGACCCTTCATAGGTGTCACGCAGATCGGCATGCGCATCGAACTGGACAAAGCCCACCGACATCCCGGCAGCCTTGAAGGCGCGGGCTGCCCCCAGCGTGACGGTGTGTTCGCCGCCAAGAATCAGCGGGGTGGCGCCTGCGGCAAGGGCGCGGGAGACGCGGGTCTCGACACGGGCGATCACCTGTTCCGGCGCACCAACGCAGGCTACCGGCTGCTGCGTGTGAATGCCCGCCCGGCCCGGCGCGAATCGGCCGTCTGAGGCCTCCAATTGCTGCGACGCGGCGAGAATGGCATTCGGTCCCGCGGCCGTGCCGCCGCCGTAGGAGACCGAGGTCTCCATCGGAACCGGGATCACATGACAGGCGGCGAGGCGGGCCGGCGCCGGCGCATATTCCGAGGCGAGGAAACCAGATGTTTTCATTGTTGCTGCTCCAACGCGTGGCCCGTCGCGGGCTCAGGTGATCGCATCCTGCGCCTCGGCCTGCTCCTTTTCCAAAGCATCCAGCCGCGTGGCGGGCTCCTCCCAATCGAGGGCCGCGAGGTGAAGGCTGTGCTGCACGCCGCGCAGCCGCCTGCTGATGTCGGCAAAGTCCGTGCCAGGCGCGGCGGCCGCAAGCAGGTCGGTCAGCGTCTTCTGCTCAATCTCCAGTGCGGCGATTTTGGCCTCCGCCTGCTCGACGCGGCGGCGCAGCTCGCGGATCTGCGGCGCCCGCTTCGCCCGCTCCTGCGCGCGCACGCGGCGGAGGTCTTTTGAGGATAGCCCTCCACTGGCAGCGCTATCCGCCGCCGTCTCATTCGCCGTCTGCCGCATCTCTCCCGCCGTCTTCTCGCGATAATAGTCGTACCCGCCTGGAAAACGCCGCACGCCGGCCGGGGAGATCTCGATGACCGATGTGGCCACGGCGCGGACAAACGCCACATCGTGGCTGACCAGACAGACCGTGCCGTCATAGGCGCCGAGCGCCTGTTCGAGCGTGCGGCGGCCGTCGAGGTCGAGGTGCGTCGTCGGCTCGTCCAGCAGCAGAAAGTTTGGCGGGTTAAGGAACAGGCGCAGAAACGCCAACCGGATTTTCTCGCCGCCGCTGAGGACGCCGCACGGCTTACCGACATC
This window encodes:
- the speB gene encoding agmatinase, producing the protein MKTSGFLASEYAPAPARLAACHVIPVPMETSVSYGGGTAAGPNAILAASQQLEASDGRFAPGRAGIHTQQPVACVGAPEQVIARVETRVSRALAAGATPLILGGEHTVTLGAARAFKAAGMSVGFVQFDAHADLRDTYEGSAFSHASVMRRVSELRFPIIQFGVRALCAEEADYRRQAGVIAYDAERLARRPLPARLLPAGFPKLVYITFDVDGLDPAVMPATGTPVPGGLFWQEAMLLLDRIAAGRRVVGADVVELAPIRGLHHADFTAALLAHRLMGLMGEGTRRTARRNACAGCA
- a CDS encoding ABC-F family ATP-binding cassette domain-containing protein codes for the protein SKASQAQSRVKQLEKIEEIRLPKRSQSAGYLRIAPAPHCGAEVVRLEGVSFSYDGVHRVLDGVDLAISRGDKVAIIGYNGMGKTTLLRLIAGVRQPDTGKVIVGHKVLPGYQSQEFAETIPPEVSVLEVAKRAAPAATERDLRSRLGSFGFSADDVGKPCGVLSGGEKIRLAFLRLFLNPPNFLLLDEPTTHLDLDGRRTLEQALGAYDGTVCLVSHDVAFVRAVATSVIEISPAGVRRFPGGYDYYREKTAGEMRQTANETAADSAASGGLSSKDLRRVRAQERAKRAPQIRELRRRVEQAEAKIAALEIEQKTLTDLLAAAAPGTDFADISRRLRGVQHSLHLAALDWEEPATRLDALEKEQAEAQDAIT
- the sppA gene encoding signal peptide peptidase SppA yields the protein MAWPPPSPSSAACCCWADRKGNYTMNQQGQKRSGCRTGCLWMLAIMGGLGLTVVVALIFALNRNDDGLAGVTGWRTPRTEWGADERPNLVEVWSSGSGEVKVARILVRGLILLDTPGLFSEGGTASAALRAIKRATVDPDVRGIILDVDSGGGGITASDILYQALLDFKRKGQGRVVVAQFGDVAASGAYYIALAADRIVAHPTTLTGSIGVIMQSYNIRDLAAKLGITDVTIKSGANKDLLNPFGELTNEQRTMLQGVVDALHDRFVSLTAERRNLDESVVRAIADGRVFLATEALKQGLIDQVGYAENVDVLAASLLETNTIRVIRYEEPRGLMDLFLRKPGMGFNLQNLIDGGEARLMYR